One region of Pseudomonadota bacterium genomic DNA includes:
- a CDS encoding NDP-sugar synthase, whose translation MRAMILAAGLGTRLRPLTDRTPKPALPVVDVPNIVRTIAHLARIGITEIVVNLHHRPEVIRALLGDGAALGVSIEYSEERPEILGTGGGIRRARGLLGERTFCVVNGDALFAPDLEAAVDAHRSSGAIATMVVRRDPEAERLGAVGIDGDGRVRRLVDVGADRGGLALHMFTGVHVLEPEIFALLPESGCIVRGAYMKLVRDGGPLGACVDPGAFVDLGTPRSYLDANVGLASGRIRLEGYGPPAAGFHVGEGAIVGEGAALLGGTVVERGARVGAGVTLERCLVRAGAVADEGAADTIFCEGSLRIRA comes from the coding sequence ATGCGCGCCATGATCCTCGCCGCCGGCCTCGGAACGCGCCTGCGCCCGCTCACGGATCGAACGCCCAAGCCCGCCCTGCCGGTGGTCGACGTGCCCAACATCGTGCGCACGATCGCGCACCTCGCGAGAATCGGCATCACGGAGATCGTCGTCAACCTCCACCATCGTCCCGAGGTGATCCGCGCGCTCCTCGGCGACGGCGCCGCGCTCGGCGTCTCGATCGAGTACTCGGAGGAGCGGCCCGAGATCCTGGGCACCGGCGGCGGCATCCGGCGCGCGCGGGGCCTGCTCGGCGAGAGGACGTTCTGCGTCGTCAACGGGGACGCCCTGTTCGCGCCCGATCTCGAGGCCGCGGTTGACGCACACAGGTCGAGCGGCGCGATCGCGACCATGGTCGTGCGGCGCGATCCCGAGGCGGAGCGCCTCGGCGCGGTGGGGATCGACGGCGACGGCCGCGTGCGCCGCCTCGTCGACGTCGGGGCCGACAGGGGCGGTCTCGCGCTGCACATGTTCACGGGGGTGCACGTCCTCGAGCCGGAGATCTTCGCGCTGCTCCCGGAGAGCGGGTGCATCGTCCGCGGCGCCTACATGAAGCTCGTGCGCGACGGCGGACCGCTCGGCGCCTGCGTCGACCCCGGCGCGTTCGTCGATCTCGGCACCCCGCGCAGCTACCTCGACGCGAACGTCGGCCTCGCGTCCGGGAGGATCCGCCTCGAGGGCTACGGGCCGCCGGCGGCGGGCTTCCACGTCGGGGAGGGCGCGATCGTCGGGGAGGGCGCCGCGCTCCTCGGCGGCACGGTGGTCGAGCGGGGCGCGCGGGTCGGTGCCGGGGTGACGCTCGAACGCTGCCTCGTCCGGGCGGGCGCGGTCGCGGACGAGGGCGCGGCCGACACGATCTTCTGCGAGGGCAGCCTGCGGATCCGCGCCTGA
- a CDS encoding efflux RND transporter periplasmic adaptor subunit codes for MSRILSLALLIALALAGCAVKDADAVALPPATANASVAVADEPRPDGGQDVGEVASETTADGVPYSGTIEAHRRSTLSPKISSTVAKVHVREGDRVRGGDPLVTFDLRDVNLRLRQARAALEGAKIQREAAEDEWRRIRALKDSQAVSQAQFDGVEFKKRGAEVGVASAEIAVEMGQKAVRDSVVRAPYDGVIVRRMVNEGDYAQTMPPTPLIVIEETGVLDLRILVSSSEMNKIREGDPVAISLPSLGRSIRATVTRIVASVDARTRNFAVIVEIPNPEGALLPGLFAEARFEGAAAAATAP; via the coding sequence ATGAGCAGAATTCTCTCCCTCGCGCTCCTCATCGCTCTCGCCCTCGCCGGCTGCGCCGTGAAGGACGCCGACGCCGTCGCGCTGCCCCCGGCGACCGCGAACGCTTCCGTCGCGGTAGCGGACGAGCCGCGCCCGGACGGTGGCCAGGACGTGGGCGAGGTGGCCTCCGAGACGACCGCCGACGGCGTCCCCTACTCCGGCACGATCGAGGCGCACCGCCGCTCGACGCTGTCGCCCAAGATCTCGTCGACGGTCGCCAAGGTCCACGTCCGCGAAGGTGACCGCGTCCGGGGGGGGGATCCGCTCGTCACCTTCGATCTCCGGGACGTCAACCTCAGGCTCCGCCAGGCGCGCGCCGCCCTCGAGGGCGCGAAGATCCAGCGCGAAGCCGCCGAGGACGAGTGGAGGCGCATCAGGGCGCTCAAGGACAGCCAGGCCGTGTCCCAGGCGCAGTTCGACGGCGTCGAGTTCAAGAAGCGCGGCGCCGAGGTCGGGGTCGCGAGCGCAGAGATCGCCGTGGAGATGGGCCAGAAGGCGGTGCGCGACTCGGTCGTCCGCGCCCCGTACGACGGCGTGATCGTCCGCCGCATGGTCAACGAGGGCGACTACGCCCAGACGATGCCGCCGACGCCGCTCATCGTCATCGAGGAGACGGGCGTCCTCGACTTGCGGATCCTCGTGTCCTCCTCGGAGATGAACAAGATCCGCGAGGGCGATCCGGTGGCGATCAGCCTCCCGAGCCTCGGGCGATCGATCCGGGCGACCGTGACCCGGATCGTCGCGTCCGTCGACGCGCGCACGCGCAACTTCGCGGTGATCGTCGAGATCCCGAACCCCGAGGGCGCGCTCCTGCCCGGCCTCTTCGCCGAGGCGCGCTTCGAGGGGGCGGCGGCGGCCGCGACGGCGCCATGA
- a CDS encoding aminoacyl-histidine dipeptidase, protein MSYSVENLEPKAVWKYFERIRRIPHGSRNEAALSAAVVQWAEEAGCQAKRDAVGNVVVRVKASPGREKAPVVVLQGHLDMVCEKNSDKVFDFEKDPVSFVRDGDWLKADGTTLGADNGIGVAIALSLMEDKAAQHGPLELLFTVDEETGLNGANGLEPGFVTGKLFANLDSEEEGVFYVGCSGGRDTHTRLPISRGPLPKGHAAYRIDVKGLRGGHSGLDIVLNRGNAIRLVARAILAAADAAPIRLVAIEGGDKHNAIPREAFALVAIPAEGAAAFESRCAELLAGFRTEFASAEPDLQLTATREAQAPAEALTDASTMAAARLLLALPHGVLAMSRDLPGLVETSSNVARVRTEKDALSILASSRSSNMSALDGVVAQIRSVGALAGAAVESNKGYPGWQPNMASPLLAVAKSAWIKEFGTEPKFTAIHAGLECGIIGEKYPGIDMISFGPTIRWPHSPAECVSIETVGKVTRFSRALLDAVSGK, encoded by the coding sequence ATGTCATACTCCGTCGAAAACCTCGAGCCCAAGGCCGTCTGGAAGTACTTCGAGCGCATCCGCCGCATCCCGCACGGATCGCGAAACGAGGCCGCCCTCTCGGCGGCGGTCGTGCAGTGGGCCGAGGAGGCCGGCTGCCAGGCGAAGCGCGACGCGGTCGGCAACGTCGTCGTGCGCGTGAAGGCCTCGCCCGGCCGCGAGAAGGCGCCGGTCGTCGTGCTCCAGGGGCATCTCGACATGGTGTGCGAGAAGAACTCCGACAAGGTGTTCGACTTCGAGAAGGATCCGGTGTCGTTCGTCCGGGACGGCGACTGGCTCAAGGCCGACGGCACCACGCTCGGCGCGGACAACGGCATCGGCGTCGCGATCGCGCTGTCGCTCATGGAGGACAAGGCCGCGCAGCACGGGCCGCTCGAGCTCCTGTTCACGGTCGACGAGGAGACCGGGCTGAACGGGGCGAACGGGCTCGAGCCGGGCTTCGTCACGGGCAAGCTCTTCGCCAACCTCGACTCCGAGGAGGAGGGGGTGTTCTACGTCGGCTGCTCGGGCGGCCGCGACACGCACACGCGCCTCCCGATCTCCCGCGGCCCGCTCCCGAAGGGCCACGCGGCGTACCGCATCGACGTCAAGGGCCTGCGCGGCGGGCACTCCGGCCTCGACATCGTGCTGAACCGGGGCAACGCGATCCGGCTCGTCGCGAGGGCGATCCTCGCCGCCGCCGACGCGGCCCCGATCCGGCTCGTCGCGATCGAGGGCGGCGACAAGCACAACGCCATCCCGCGCGAGGCGTTCGCGCTCGTCGCGATCCCCGCCGAAGGGGCCGCCGCGTTCGAGAGCCGCTGCGCCGAGCTGCTCGCCGGGTTCCGCACCGAGTTCGCGTCCGCGGAGCCGGATCTCCAGCTCACCGCGACGCGCGAGGCCCAGGCGCCGGCCGAGGCGCTCACCGACGCCTCGACGATGGCCGCCGCCCGCCTGCTGCTCGCGTTGCCGCACGGCGTGCTCGCCATGTCGCGCGATCTTCCGGGGCTCGTCGAGACCTCCTCGAACGTCGCCCGCGTCCGGACGGAGAAGGACGCGCTGTCGATCCTGGCGAGTTCGAGGTCGTCGAACATGTCGGCGCTCGACGGCGTGGTTGCGCAGATCCGCTCCGTCGGCGCGCTCGCGGGCGCGGCCGTGGAGTCGAACAAGGGCTACCCGGGCTGGCAGCCGAACATGGCGTCGCCGCTCCTCGCGGTGGCGAAGAGCGCCTGGATCAAGGAGTTCGGCACGGAGCCCAAGTTCACGGCGATCCACGCCGGGCTCGAGTGCGGCATCATCGGGGAGAAGTACCCGGGCATCGACATGATCTCCTTCGGACCGACGATACGTTGGCCGCACTCTCCGGCCGAGTGCGTCTCGATTGAAACCGTGGGGAAGGTGACTCGGTTCTCCCGCGCGCTGCTCGACGCAGTGTCCGGGAAATAG
- a CDS encoding MarR family transcriptional regulator, which produces MVKKVDARTARDLNELLHEMMVSFGHSSGSDIVAVVNEADLTLPQIIILGLLQDGPQTVSRLSEMLRLTPGAVSRLVDRMVRKGLVSRREGNDDRRQKVLSLTPAGRRLRERVERASTGSFAAALSELDAALAIELKNVLKRLVAALCSRASTTER; this is translated from the coding sequence ATGGTCAAGAAAGTCGACGCCAGGACGGCCCGCGACCTGAACGAGCTGCTCCACGAGATGATGGTGTCGTTCGGCCACTCGTCCGGGTCCGACATCGTCGCCGTCGTCAACGAGGCCGACCTGACCCTCCCCCAGATCATCATCCTCGGGCTGCTGCAGGACGGTCCCCAGACCGTGTCCCGCCTCTCGGAGATGCTCCGGCTGACGCCGGGCGCGGTGAGCCGGCTCGTCGATCGCATGGTCCGCAAGGGGCTCGTCAGCCGCCGGGAGGGGAACGACGACCGCCGGCAGAAGGTGCTCAGCCTGACCCCGGCGGGGCGGCGCCTGCGCGAGCGCGTCGAGCGCGCCTCGACCGGCAGCTTCGCCGCCGCGCTGTCGGAGCTGGATGCCGCCTTGGCCATCGAGCTGAAGAACGTCCTCAAGCGCCTCGTCGCGGCGTTGTGCTCGCGCGCATCCACCACCGAGAGATGA
- a CDS encoding protein kinase: MIFGKYQLLELLGRGGMAEVFKAKSYGVEGFEKLLVIKRILPTLTDNERFVDMFINEAKIAVSLNHANIVQVFDLGKVGDSYYIAMEYVQGQDMSTFIKRCETLGRSVPLELAAYIGSEVAKGLDYAHRRRGQNLEPLNIIHRDISPHNVLLSYEGEVKITDFGIAKAKTTLSEEEPGSVKGKYAYMAPEQALAKPHDRRVDIFALGVVLYEAITSINPFRGLKAAEVIHKIQSRTYPPLKDTPFGQNAPQEICDIVAKAMAPNPAERFRDAGELYEALISFLYTIGARVGAHSVASFLQETRVTEEEEKRSREGEAENLVAALGGGATAATNTSQAGLELPAEITSVQVPAPTAGEHTTTTTGTRSLAAEMRDVTVVAVEMIGPTPPKDSVRKLAEVLVEGGGVVVEERGDLLVALYGVDVADGRDTQDAINAALKLQRILPTVTEGTPGAKLQIGIGVHPDKIVVGGGSRPREDDAYFKALAAGRELAKRGVGWVCTSSAGRDLAQGSFFFEEVTTVAVGGVDLSVFKISGRRPVAESYGRLFGRRDELRQIGELLASVSRGAGQVLALIGDAGTGKTRILHEVQRRLLAGGHEIGWHEATCVPWRNATPYSAVASMFRSILALSEIEPEGELKLKLERLRELGLIPEEVQAVSVLLGASKDLATGPEERGRQLRSSLIRAATSLAADRLTIFFWDDLQYIDKESLEILHHLSRSIGQVSVMIALGLRTGFAHGWEGDPQCAEIQLGPLSESDSKRLAISRLDVKKAPDDLLMDVALKSDGNPLYIEEYIKTLLANGAVVVEGDQVTYNPDSALVDVPKTLRGLVSARVKRLPADQKGLLQRAAVMGQRFNVTLLGRVTGVPLADLKPMLFGLKEIGLLNRISANEFSFASDLVRDIVYQGIVLSDRREIHISIAAAIESTFADRIDEFVERLAVHYREGGDRNKAVDYLIRAGEKVASDYSHRSALDYYLKALDLLHNVPHPDTRRILSLYLPIGALAVKTNMIAMGIEKMRLAEELAEELGDKRSLVEILRITAELQARSDHFASQQYFQHAIELADEIGDQGLRAEVRATAGEVYIILGDMKKAELYYREATDLWPPEADPNRKVVSLSQLAKALGNSGNHEGAIAAIQAAERLVNPGLAPETRCIFERCQAQVWYMARDIERSIMISQKALEIAKEYDLKEQIAANAHNIGDDYVQLGDYRKAFSYLRMSQEVAQEIGYDIVVNLNNIFLAFIDALKFGSNDGLTQLEHALTVANERNTVWEQVQVHYFLGRIHFERKKYDLAKEHLDLSVRIGRAADNRIYDAPASDLLEQIAELGEAT; the protein is encoded by the coding sequence GTGATTTTCGGCAAGTACCAGCTGCTCGAGCTGCTCGGACGCGGAGGCATGGCCGAGGTCTTCAAGGCCAAGTCGTACGGTGTCGAGGGGTTCGAAAAGCTGCTGGTCATCAAGCGCATCCTGCCGACGCTGACCGACAACGAGCGGTTCGTCGACATGTTCATCAACGAGGCCAAGATCGCGGTCTCCCTGAACCACGCCAACATCGTGCAGGTGTTCGATCTCGGCAAGGTCGGGGACTCGTACTACATCGCGATGGAGTACGTGCAGGGCCAGGACATGTCCACGTTCATCAAGCGCTGCGAGACCCTCGGCCGCAGCGTGCCCTTGGAGCTCGCCGCGTACATCGGCAGCGAGGTGGCCAAGGGGCTCGACTACGCGCACAGGCGGCGCGGGCAGAACCTCGAGCCGCTCAACATCATCCACCGCGACATCAGCCCCCACAACGTCCTGCTCTCGTACGAGGGCGAGGTGAAGATCACCGACTTCGGCATCGCCAAGGCCAAGACCACGCTCTCCGAGGAGGAGCCGGGCTCGGTGAAGGGCAAGTACGCCTACATGGCGCCGGAGCAGGCGCTCGCCAAGCCCCACGACAGGCGCGTCGACATCTTCGCGCTCGGCGTCGTGCTGTACGAGGCGATCACGTCGATCAACCCGTTCCGCGGCCTCAAGGCGGCCGAGGTGATCCACAAGATCCAGTCGCGGACGTACCCGCCCCTGAAGGACACGCCGTTCGGCCAGAACGCGCCGCAGGAGATCTGCGACATCGTGGCCAAGGCGATGGCGCCGAACCCGGCCGAGAGGTTCCGCGACGCCGGCGAGCTGTACGAGGCGCTGATCTCGTTCCTGTACACGATCGGGGCGCGGGTCGGCGCGCACTCCGTCGCCTCGTTCCTGCAGGAGACCCGCGTCACCGAGGAGGAGGAGAAGCGCTCCCGAGAGGGCGAGGCGGAGAACCTCGTGGCGGCGCTCGGCGGCGGCGCGACCGCGGCGACGAACACGTCGCAGGCCGGGCTCGAGCTGCCCGCGGAGATCACCTCGGTCCAGGTGCCGGCTCCGACGGCGGGCGAGCACACGACGACCACCACCGGGACGCGCAGCCTCGCTGCGGAGATGCGGGACGTGACCGTGGTCGCGGTCGAGATGATCGGCCCGACGCCCCCCAAGGACTCGGTGCGCAAGCTCGCCGAGGTCCTCGTCGAGGGCGGCGGCGTGGTGGTGGAGGAGCGCGGCGATCTCCTCGTCGCGCTGTACGGCGTTGACGTCGCGGACGGCCGCGACACGCAGGACGCGATCAACGCGGCGCTCAAGCTGCAGCGCATCCTGCCCACGGTGACCGAGGGGACTCCGGGGGCGAAGCTCCAGATCGGCATCGGCGTGCACCCGGACAAGATCGTCGTCGGCGGCGGCTCGAGGCCGCGCGAGGACGACGCCTACTTCAAGGCGCTCGCGGCTGGGCGGGAGCTCGCCAAGCGCGGCGTGGGCTGGGTGTGCACGTCGTCCGCGGGGCGCGATCTCGCGCAGGGCAGCTTCTTCTTCGAGGAGGTGACCACCGTCGCGGTCGGCGGGGTCGATCTCTCCGTGTTCAAGATCAGCGGGCGCAGGCCGGTCGCCGAGTCGTACGGCAGGCTGTTCGGCCGCCGCGACGAGCTGCGCCAGATAGGCGAGCTGCTCGCGTCGGTGAGCCGCGGCGCGGGACAGGTGCTCGCGCTGATAGGCGACGCCGGCACCGGCAAGACGCGCATCCTCCACGAGGTGCAGCGCCGCCTGCTCGCGGGCGGCCACGAGATCGGGTGGCACGAGGCGACCTGCGTCCCGTGGCGCAACGCGACGCCGTACTCCGCGGTCGCGTCGATGTTCCGCTCCATCCTCGCGCTGAGCGAGATCGAGCCCGAGGGCGAGCTCAAGCTCAAGCTCGAGCGCCTCCGCGAGCTCGGGCTCATCCCCGAGGAGGTCCAGGCGGTGTCGGTGCTGCTCGGCGCCTCCAAGGATCTCGCGACCGGCCCCGAGGAGCGCGGGCGACAGCTCAGGTCGTCGCTGATCCGCGCGGCGACGAGCCTCGCCGCGGACCGGCTCACGATCTTCTTCTGGGACGATCTACAGTACATCGACAAGGAGTCGCTCGAGATCCTGCACCACCTGTCGCGCTCCATCGGCCAGGTGTCGGTGATGATCGCGCTCGGCCTCAGGACCGGGTTCGCCCACGGGTGGGAGGGCGATCCGCAGTGCGCCGAGATCCAGCTCGGACCGCTGTCCGAGTCGGACTCGAAGCGGCTCGCGATCTCGCGCCTCGACGTGAAGAAGGCGCCGGACGACCTGCTCATGGACGTGGCGCTCAAGAGCGACGGCAACCCCCTGTACATCGAGGAGTACATCAAGACGCTCCTCGCGAACGGCGCGGTCGTCGTGGAGGGCGATCAGGTCACCTACAACCCGGACAGCGCGCTCGTCGACGTGCCGAAGACGCTGCGCGGGCTGGTCAGTGCCCGCGTGAAGCGGCTGCCCGCCGACCAGAAGGGGCTCCTGCAGCGCGCCGCGGTCATGGGGCAGCGGTTCAACGTGACGCTGCTCGGGCGCGTCACCGGCGTGCCGCTCGCGGATCTCAAGCCCATGCTGTTCGGGCTCAAGGAGATCGGCCTGCTCAACCGGATCTCGGCCAACGAGTTCTCGTTCGCGTCGGATCTGGTGCGCGACATCGTCTACCAGGGGATCGTGCTGTCCGATCGCCGGGAGATCCACATCTCGATCGCGGCCGCCATCGAGAGCACCTTCGCCGACCGGATCGACGAGTTCGTCGAGCGCCTCGCCGTGCACTACCGCGAGGGCGGCGACAGGAACAAGGCGGTCGACTACCTGATCCGCGCCGGCGAGAAGGTCGCCTCCGACTACTCCCACCGCTCGGCGCTCGACTACTACCTCAAGGCGCTCGACCTCTTGCACAACGTGCCGCACCCGGACACCAGGCGGATCCTGTCGCTGTACCTCCCGATAGGCGCGCTCGCGGTCAAGACGAACATGATCGCGATGGGCATCGAGAAGATGCGCCTCGCGGAGGAGCTCGCCGAAGAGCTCGGCGACAAGCGCTCGCTCGTCGAGATCCTGCGCATCACGGCCGAGCTGCAGGCCCGCTCGGACCACTTCGCGTCGCAGCAGTACTTCCAGCACGCGATCGAGCTGGCCGACGAGATCGGCGATCAGGGGCTGCGCGCCGAGGTCCGCGCGACCGCGGGCGAGGTGTACATCATCCTCGGCGACATGAAGAAGGCCGAGCTCTACTACCGCGAGGCGACCGACCTGTGGCCGCCGGAGGCGGATCCGAACCGGAAGGTCGTGAGCCTCTCGCAGCTCGCCAAGGCGCTCGGGAACTCGGGCAACCACGAGGGCGCGATCGCGGCGATCCAGGCGGCGGAGAGGCTCGTCAACCCGGGGCTCGCGCCCGAGACGCGCTGCATCTTCGAGCGCTGCCAGGCCCAGGTCTGGTACATGGCGCGCGACATCGAGCGATCCATCATGATCAGCCAGAAGGCGCTCGAGATCGCGAAGGAGTACGACCTCAAGGAGCAGATCGCGGCGAACGCGCACAACATCGGCGACGACTACGTGCAGCTCGGCGACTACCGCAAGGCGTTCTCCTACCTGCGTATGTCGCAGGAGGTCGCGCAGGAGATCGGGTACGACATCGTCGTCAACCTGAACAACATCTTCCTCGCGTTCATCGACGCGCTGAAGTTCGGCTCGAACGACGGGCTCACCCAGCTCGAGCACGCGCTCACGGTCGCGAACGAGCGCAACACCGTGTGGGAGCAGGTCCAGGTCCACTACTTCCTCGGCCGCATCCACTTCGAGCGCAAGAAGTACGACCTGGCCAAGGAGCACCTCGATCTGTCCGTCCGCATCGGCCGCGCCGCGGACAACCGGATCTACGACGCCCCGGCGAGCGATCTCCTCGAGCAGATCGCGGAGCTGGGCGAGGCGACCTGA
- a CDS encoding DsbA family protein, with amino-acid sequence MSGDTPKERRGGSRLRRALIVAACVLFVAAAVIYYWLFSWSSGYFAADRGRTAEGWPWIGAAEPEITVHEYVDYECPHCPEAHQWLRRQLVLHQGSVRLVRHDYARMQCTAARPGRKLRSCELVRAGLCAADQGAFWRWNDAVMSNPRPLTGPEREAYSAETARALGLDVAAFEACLSEPGTIERAKAIWSEARRKRVSDTPTYIVDGKRMDAVELAELLDERL; translated from the coding sequence ATGAGCGGAGACACCCCGAAGGAGAGGCGCGGCGGCTCGCGCCTGCGGCGAGCGCTGATCGTCGCGGCGTGCGTGCTCTTCGTGGCCGCCGCCGTGATCTACTATTGGCTCTTCTCGTGGAGCTCGGGATACTTCGCCGCCGATAGGGGGAGGACCGCGGAGGGTTGGCCCTGGATCGGCGCCGCCGAGCCCGAGATCACCGTTCACGAGTACGTGGACTACGAATGCCCGCACTGTCCCGAGGCGCACCAGTGGCTGCGGCGGCAGCTCGTCCTCCACCAGGGCAGCGTCCGGCTCGTCCGCCACGACTACGCGCGCATGCAGTGCACGGCGGCGAGGCCCGGCCGCAAGCTCCGGAGCTGCGAGCTCGTGCGCGCCGGGCTCTGCGCGGCCGATCAGGGCGCGTTCTGGCGGTGGAACGACGCGGTGATGTCGAACCCGCGCCCGCTCACCGGCCCCGAGCGCGAGGCCTACTCGGCCGAGACCGCCCGGGCGCTCGGGCTGGACGTCGCGGCGTTCGAGGCGTGCCTCAGCGAACCGGGGACGATCGAGCGGGCCAAGGCGATCTGGTCCGAGGCGCGCCGCAAACGGGTCTCCGACACGCCGACCTACATCGTCGACGGCAAGCGGATGGACGCGGTCGAGCTGGCGGAGCTGCTCGACGAACGGCTGTAG